A window from Acidobacteriota bacterium encodes these proteins:
- the rpsI gene encoding 30S ribosomal protein S9 produces MATVEYYGTGKRKSSTARVRLLPGAGQVIVNKRDLSEYFKNETQRTVIRYPLAVTENVGRFDIRAIVSGGGTSGQAGAIRLGIAKALLQFNAELRPRLKKAGLLSRDSRVKERKKYGQKGARKRFQFSKR; encoded by the coding sequence ATGGCGACAGTCGAGTATTACGGAACAGGAAAGAGGAAAAGCTCCACCGCGCGCGTGCGCCTTTTGCCCGGCGCCGGCCAGGTGATCGTCAACAAGCGTGACCTGAGCGAATACTTCAAGAACGAGACCCAGCGCACGGTGATCCGTTACCCGCTGGCGGTTACGGAAAACGTGGGCAGGTTTGACATCCGGGCCATCGTGAGCGGCGGGGGCACTTCCGGCCAGGCGGGCGCCATTCGGCTCGGTATTGCCAAGGCCCTCTTGCAGTTCAACGCCGAACTGCGACCCAGGCTCAAGAAGGCGGGCCTGCTGAGCCGGGACTCCCGTGTCAAGGAACGAAAGAAATACGGTCAGAAGGGGGCTCGCAAGAGATTCCAATTCTCGAAACGCTAG
- the rplM gene encoding 50S ribosomal protein L13 — protein sequence MKSFIPGEKDIRKHWHVIDAEGQVLGRIATRAATLLTGKNKPIYTPFLDTGDHVIIVNAEKVKLTGNKLADKKYRHHTGYPGGLREATAGEVLARDPGRLLREAVFGMLPKTKLGRAMRKKLKVYAGPQHPHEAQQPTPLAL from the coding sequence ATGAAGAGTTTTATTCCCGGAGAGAAGGATATTCGGAAGCACTGGCACGTCATTGACGCCGAAGGGCAGGTTCTGGGAAGGATCGCCACCAGGGCGGCCACCCTCCTTACGGGCAAAAACAAGCCGATTTATACCCCTTTCCTGGACACCGGCGATCATGTCATTATAGTCAACGCCGAAAAGGTGAAACTGACGGGCAACAAGCTCGCGGACAAGAAATACCGTCACCACACCGGGTATCCCGGAGGGTTGCGGGAAGCCACCGCCGGCGAGGTTCTGGCCAGGGATCCCGGGAGGCTGCTGCGTGAAGCCGTGTTCGGCATGCTTCCCAAGACGAAACTGGGCCGGGCGATGAGGAAAAAACTGAAGGTGTACGCGGGACCTCAGCACCCGCACGAGGCCCAGCAGCCCACGCCGCTGGCCTTGTAG
- the pilM gene encoding type IV pilus assembly protein PilM → MMLSLLNRNRQPIGLDIGSSALKAAELRPTRKGAYELQSLGFEELSPDCIVDGVIISKIPVSDAINRIFAQQGIKNERIATSISGHSVIVKKISLPVQGEEDLAESIRWEAEQYIPFDIADVNMDYQVLGENIGTGNLDILLVAVKKDKITDYTSVLNMAGKNPSLVDVDAFALQNAYEVNYEPRNGSTVALLDIGAGTMTIVIVSGTDFLFTRDVGVGGHQYTEFLQKEFNLTYSQARALKHGETVENITPQEASHVIDSVTEILCMEIQKTYDFFKSTTTVDRIDRMIVSGGGAHTPGLIDALQRKFDLPAEKFNSFRKISFDPKRFSPSLIEDRAPDLAIAIGLALRSAEE, encoded by the coding sequence ATGATGCTAAGTCTCCTGAATCGCAACCGGCAGCCCATCGGCCTCGACATCGGCAGCAGCGCGCTCAAGGCGGCGGAGTTGCGCCCGACGCGCAAGGGCGCCTACGAACTGCAGAGTCTCGGCTTCGAGGAACTGTCCCCGGACTGCATCGTGGACGGGGTCATCATCTCCAAGATACCGGTATCGGACGCCATCAACCGGATTTTCGCCCAGCAGGGGATCAAGAACGAACGGATCGCCACTTCCATCTCGGGCCATTCGGTCATCGTCAAGAAGATCTCGCTCCCGGTGCAGGGGGAGGAGGACCTGGCCGAATCGATCCGGTGGGAGGCGGAACAGTACATCCCCTTCGACATCGCCGACGTGAACATGGATTACCAGGTCCTCGGCGAAAATATCGGGACCGGGAACCTGGATATCCTCCTGGTGGCCGTCAAAAAGGACAAGATCACCGACTACACCAGCGTCCTCAACATGGCGGGGAAGAATCCCTCCCTCGTCGACGTGGACGCGTTCGCCCTCCAGAACGCCTACGAGGTCAACTACGAGCCCCGAAACGGGAGCACCGTGGCCCTGCTCGACATCGGCGCCGGCACGATGACCATCGTCATCGTCTCCGGGACCGACTTCCTCTTTACGCGCGACGTCGGCGTCGGGGGACACCAGTACACGGAATTCCTCCAGAAGGAGTTCAACCTCACCTACAGCCAGGCCCGGGCGCTGAAACACGGGGAGACGGTGGAAAACATCACCCCCCAGGAGGCGTCCCACGTGATCGATTCCGTGACCGAAATCCTCTGCATGGAAATCCAGAAAACCTACGATTTCTTCAAATCGACGACCACCGTGGACCGCATCGACCGGATGATCGTCAGCGGGGGGGGCGCGCACACGCCCGGGCTGATCGACGCGCTCCAGCGCAAGTTCGATCTCCCCGCGGAAAAATTCAACAGCTTCAGGAAGATCTCGTTCGATCCCAAGCGCTTCTCCCCCTCGCTCATCGAGGACCGGGCGCCGGATCTGGCGATCGCAATCGGTTTGGCACTCCGGAGTGCGGAGGAATAG
- the pilO gene encoding type 4a pilus biogenesis protein PilO — protein MAISNFRFENLSRATQIGVFAVLVLCLSFAFYMYYLKDRIQRHDQIRAEIQELEKSVQQGTAIETQLAQFKKELAELEQRLAVLQSILPSEKETPGLLRGIQQMAAASNLKINKFQPRAMVPRDFYSDWPIDMVVEGNYHGLGLFFEKVSQATRIIDVDTLSLQNAKEQTDPSRTLVAGCTATTYVFRDVPLDPSNDNPTMKEKKR, from the coding sequence ATGGCCATCAGCAATTTTCGTTTTGAAAACCTGTCGCGCGCAACCCAGATCGGCGTGTTTGCGGTCCTCGTCCTCTGTCTTTCTTTCGCGTTTTACATGTACTACCTGAAAGACAGGATCCAGAGGCACGACCAGATCCGGGCGGAGATCCAGGAGCTGGAAAAGTCCGTGCAGCAGGGTACGGCCATCGAGACCCAGCTGGCGCAGTTCAAGAAGGAGCTGGCCGAGCTCGAGCAGCGGCTGGCGGTGCTGCAGAGCATCCTCCCTTCGGAAAAGGAGACGCCGGGCCTGTTGCGCGGCATCCAGCAGATGGCCGCGGCGAGCAACCTCAAGATCAACAAATTTCAGCCGCGGGCGATGGTGCCGCGTGATTTCTATTCCGACTGGCCGATCGACATGGTCGTGGAGGGGAATTACCACGGCCTGGGGCTCTTCTTCGAAAAGGTCAGCCAGGCCACGCGCATCATCGACGTGGACACGCTCTCGCTCCAGAACGCCAAGGAACAGACCGATCCCAGCCGCACCCTGGTCGCGGGCTGCACCGCGACCACCTATGTCTTCAGGGACGTGCCGCTGGATCCGTCGAACGACAACCCGACCATGAAGGAGAAAAAGCGGTGA
- the pilQ gene encoding type IV pilus secretin PilQ, whose product MKMRHAPITDSISTKAKGATCGILLLLLALSLPGLARAGENSGAPARELVAAAALTDVRFVPENDRAVITVDADRQIAPEQFMLDNPRRLVLDFPNTRNRIPFTRLPIRTASVKKLRVQQYQTSPSLITRMVFDLEEGHGTHELSVDSGSVRLVFHPGQNSAAPEKTAGAAAGRREYVIKPYSPPEQPAASEPAVASAIKPAAARPAAATAIKPAAVQPAAARPAAARPAAAPTVRPAPAPPAAAPPAAATAIKPAAVQPAAPPAPEAGRPEAPPLIAALAQSAVPGGGNGNSNGSRFSGHPLTLDLVNVPLVDFFRLMADEGGINIVLDPAVKGTLSMKVVKMPWDQIFEAALRNNSLDKQIEGTMVRVARKSTLQEEARQQEALKKANLLAADLQTRIKRLNYAKAKDLVDAVSDQKTVRGTVVVDERTNSLILTDIPASIARQIDLIEALDLPQAQVEIEARIVSASRNFARDIGVQFGFVQGNLERVTVGGPNTFGTIGGTRPSATPDKTYAAGNPITGRGAGITGDDGGTASESAAVSTGTQATNKGNYNVNLPAARAFGGLGISVGNIFDTFLLDAAITAGETKGMAKLISQPKVIAQNNSRAVVTQGLRFPVPINSNNTVTIQFFDAALTLTATPQITYEGNIVLDLKVENNTADFGNSVDGVPSIRTSESSTRVLVTDGGTTVIGGILLDEDANSENKVPGLGSLPVIGHLFKNTSVTRSTQEILFFVTPRIVK is encoded by the coding sequence ATGAAAATGCGACATGCCCCGATCACAGACTCGATATCGACCAAGGCGAAGGGCGCGACCTGCGGCATCCTTCTCCTCCTGCTGGCCCTGTCCCTCCCCGGTCTCGCCCGGGCCGGGGAAAACTCCGGTGCGCCGGCCAGGGAACTCGTAGCGGCCGCCGCCCTCACCGACGTCCGTTTCGTTCCCGAGAACGACAGGGCGGTGATCACGGTCGACGCCGACCGGCAGATTGCGCCCGAGCAGTTCATGCTGGACAACCCGCGGCGCCTGGTCCTCGACTTCCCCAATACCCGCAACCGGATCCCGTTCACGCGTCTGCCCATACGAACGGCGTCGGTAAAGAAGTTGAGGGTGCAGCAGTACCAGACCTCCCCTTCCCTGATCACCCGGATGGTGTTCGACCTGGAAGAGGGGCACGGGACCCACGAACTTTCCGTGGACAGCGGCTCCGTCCGGCTGGTGTTCCACCCCGGACAGAACTCCGCGGCCCCGGAGAAGACGGCCGGAGCCGCCGCCGGCAGGAGGGAGTACGTCATCAAGCCCTACTCCCCGCCGGAGCAGCCCGCGGCGTCCGAGCCCGCCGTGGCGAGCGCGATCAAGCCCGCGGCGGCACGCCCCGCAGCCGCGACCGCGATCAAGCCTGCGGCGGTGCAACCCGCAGCGGCACGCCCCGCGGCGGCACGCCCCGCGGCCGCGCCGACGGTCAGGCCCGCCCCGGCACCGCCCGCAGCGGCACCGCCCGCAGCGGCGACCGCGATCAAGCCCGCGGCGGTGCAGCCCGCAGCCCCTCCCGCCCCGGAGGCCGGCCGGCCGGAGGCGCCGCCCCTGATCGCCGCGCTGGCCCAGTCGGCCGTCCCCGGAGGGGGCAACGGAAACTCCAACGGGTCCCGGTTCTCGGGGCACCCCCTGACCCTGGACCTGGTCAATGTTCCGCTGGTCGATTTCTTCCGCCTGATGGCCGATGAGGGAGGAATCAACATCGTCCTGGATCCCGCCGTGAAGGGCACCCTGTCCATGAAGGTGGTCAAGATGCCGTGGGATCAGATTTTCGAGGCCGCCCTGCGCAACAACAGCCTCGACAAGCAGATAGAGGGGACGATGGTGCGCGTCGCCCGGAAATCGACGCTCCAGGAGGAGGCCAGGCAGCAGGAAGCCCTGAAAAAGGCGAACCTGCTGGCCGCGGACCTCCAGACGCGGATCAAGCGCCTGAACTACGCCAAGGCGAAGGACCTGGTCGACGCGGTCTCGGACCAGAAAACGGTCCGGGGGACCGTGGTCGTCGACGAACGGACCAATTCCCTGATCCTGACCGACATCCCCGCCTCGATCGCCAGGCAGATCGACCTGATCGAGGCGCTGGACCTCCCGCAGGCCCAGGTGGAAATCGAGGCCCGCATCGTGTCCGCCTCCCGCAATTTCGCCCGCGACATCGGCGTCCAGTTCGGCTTTGTCCAGGGGAACCTGGAACGGGTCACCGTCGGCGGCCCCAACACCTTCGGCACCATCGGCGGCACCCGGCCGAGCGCCACTCCGGACAAGACCTACGCCGCCGGGAACCCGATCACGGGAAGGGGGGCCGGAATCACCGGCGACGACGGCGGGACCGCGAGCGAAAGCGCCGCGGTAAGCACCGGGACCCAGGCGACCAACAAGGGGAACTACAACGTCAACCTGCCGGCCGCGCGCGCCTTCGGCGGACTGGGAATTTCGGTCGGCAACATCTTCGACACCTTCCTGCTCGACGCCGCCATCACGGCGGGCGAGACCAAGGGGATGGCCAAGCTCATCTCGCAGCCCAAGGTGATCGCGCAGAACAACAGCCGCGCGGTCGTGACCCAGGGGTTGCGCTTCCCCGTCCCGATCAATTCCAACAACACGGTGACGATCCAGTTCTTCGACGCCGCCCTGACCCTGACCGCCACCCCGCAGATCACCTACGAGGGCAATATCGTCCTCGACCTGAAGGTGGAAAACAACACGGCCGACTTCGGGAATTCGGTCGACGGGGTTCCTTCCATCCGCACCAGCGAGTCCAGCACCCGCGTGCTCGTCACCGACGGGGGCACCACGGTGATCGGGGGCATCCTCCTGGACGAGGACGCGAACAGCGAAAACAAGGTCCCGGGGCTCGGTTCCCTGCCCGTGATCGGACACCTCTTCAAGAATACGTCCGTCACGCGTTCGACCCAGGAGATCCTGTTCTTCGTGACTCCCCGCATCGTCAAGTAA
- the thiE gene encoding thiamine phosphate synthase: protein MKTALPPIYPITDKALARAATHLAVLRELARGGATWVQIRDKTTPAGELLVDLRRCVEFAERRAITLVVDDRCDLALAAGARGVHLGQEDLPPEAGRLLLGPAAVVGYSTHTLGQVRRSRALPVDYIGFGPVFPTATKDRPGPAVGLRRLAAACVASTVPVVAIGGIGIDRVAGVLASGAASVAVISALMGSRNLAREMERFLRATGR from the coding sequence ATGAAAACGGCGCTCCCCCCGATCTACCCGATTACGGACAAGGCCCTGGCGCGGGCTGCCACCCACCTGGCCGTTCTGCGCGAACTGGCGCGCGGGGGTGCCACGTGGGTTCAGATCCGCGACAAGACCACCCCGGCCGGCGAACTCCTCGTCGATCTCCGCCGTTGCGTGGAGTTCGCGGAGCGCCGCGCCATCACCCTCGTCGTCGATGACCGCTGCGACCTGGCGCTGGCCGCCGGCGCCCGGGGAGTGCACCTGGGGCAGGAGGACCTCCCGCCGGAAGCGGGGCGCCTCCTGCTGGGCCCGGCGGCCGTCGTCGGATACTCCACCCATACCCTGGGGCAGGTGCGCCGGTCGCGCGCCCTGCCCGTCGACTACATCGGCTTCGGCCCCGTTTTCCCCACCGCCACCAAGGACCGGCCCGGCCCCGCCGTGGGGCTCCGGCGCCTGGCCGCCGCCTGCGTTGCATCCACGGTCCCGGTGGTGGCGATCGGGGGGATCGGCATCGACCGGGTGGCCGGGGTTCTCGCTTCGGGAGCCGCAAGCGTCGCGGTCATTTCGGCCCTGATGGGGTCGCGGAACCTGGCGCGGGAGATGGAGCGCTTTCTGAGAGCCACGGGGAGATGA
- the ribD gene encoding bifunctional diaminohydroxyphosphoribosylaminopyrimidine deaminase/5-amino-6-(5-phosphoribosylamino)uracil reductase RibD, whose product MKMALRLGERGTGRSSPNPSVGCVIVRDGRVVGRGWHEYALRDHAEVRALRMAGELAAGSEVYVTLEPCCHEGRTPPCADALVRAGVRRVVAARTDPNPVVSGRGVERLRSAGIRVDVGLCAGEAGRLIEPFARHVSSGYPLVVSKVGMTLDGKIGTGSADGRAISSPEGLEFGQRLRLGCDAVMVGAGTLLADDPELTYRGGRGRARPLVRVILDSRLRTPPGSRLLRVAPESPVLLFCAPDAPGASRRELEEAGAEIVAVPRSDAGLDLEAVLGELGARNILSVLVEGGSRVHRAFLEAGKVDVFHFIISPLVLGGRTAVPVVGGAGFPSIAEALRFRIRRTLRAGPDVVLEAYPECSRSIISPWLSESAPSPAPGSATPSGPK is encoded by the coding sequence ATGAAAATGGCGCTCCGGCTCGGGGAAAGGGGGACCGGCAGGTCCAGTCCGAATCCCAGCGTCGGCTGCGTCATCGTCCGGGACGGGCGCGTCGTGGGCCGGGGGTGGCACGAGTACGCGCTCCGGGACCACGCCGAGGTGCGGGCGCTGCGGATGGCGGGGGAACTGGCGGCCGGCTCCGAGGTGTACGTTACGCTGGAGCCCTGCTGCCACGAGGGACGTACCCCCCCCTGCGCCGATGCGCTCGTGCGGGCCGGCGTGCGGCGCGTCGTGGCGGCCAGGACCGACCCCAACCCGGTGGTCTCCGGGCGCGGCGTGGAAAGGCTCCGGTCCGCCGGCATCCGGGTGGATGTCGGGCTGTGCGCCGGGGAGGCGGGCCGCCTCATCGAGCCCTTCGCCCGCCACGTCAGTTCGGGATACCCGCTGGTCGTTTCCAAGGTGGGGATGACGCTGGACGGGAAGATCGGGACCGGGAGCGCCGATGGGCGAGCCATTTCCTCCCCCGAAGGGCTGGAGTTCGGCCAGCGGCTGCGCCTCGGGTGCGACGCCGTCATGGTCGGCGCCGGCACCCTCCTCGCGGACGATCCCGAACTGACCTACCGGGGCGGCCGGGGCAGGGCGCGCCCCCTGGTCCGCGTCATCCTGGATTCCCGGCTGCGCACCCCCCCCGGCTCCCGGCTGCTGCGGGTCGCGCCCGAGTCTCCCGTCCTCCTCTTCTGCGCCCCCGACGCGCCCGGGGCCTCCCGGAGGGAACTGGAAGAAGCGGGAGCCGAAATCGTGGCCGTTCCCCGGTCCGACGCGGGGCTCGACCTCGAAGCGGTCCTCGGGGAGCTGGGCGCCAGGAACATCCTGTCCGTTCTCGTGGAGGGGGGGAGCCGCGTCCACCGGGCTTTCCTGGAGGCCGGGAAGGTGGACGTCTTCCACTTCATCATCTCCCCGCTGGTCCTGGGCGGCCGGACGGCCGTTCCCGTGGTGGGGGGGGCGGGATTCCCCTCCATCGCCGAGGCGCTCCGTTTCCGGATCCGGCGGACCCTGCGCGCGGGCCCCGACGTGGTCCTGGAAGCCTACCCGGAATGCTCCCGGTCCATCATCTCCCCGTGGCTCTCAGAAAGCGCTCCATCTCCCGCGCCAGGTTCCGCGACCCCATCAGGGCCGAAATGA
- a CDS encoding HlyC/CorC family transporter: MMFFNLEIALLVVFLGLLFFFSLVESAIIQSSPLLLRMILEHGDESAPPLLPAILENRNQVFVPLQFGTQFCAITIVVLSTHLSLGLWPVYGWVYAFLANIVLSVLFRQLLPRLLTQHEPEEKLATLLRAFHPLSLILRPVALPLSQVLNLHKRMHDEVHSGGRDEDEEATGEEIQAYLEIGEDEGILEEEDSRLIQSVVEFGNTLVREVMTPRTKIVACEEGATVAQLRDIMVEHRHSRIPIYRGDLDHIVGVAYIRQLMTLSVTGRDSDPITDLIHPVLFVPGSKPVSKLLKELQERGDHTAIVIDEFGGVAGLVTIEDLVEEIVGEIWDEDEAKVNQVVKEDPGTFLVHGSAEIFRLEELAGKKFEDSGCSTVAGLLMGFLGRVPAPGEAFEMEGMRVQVIDADRKRVHWVRFHLPGVPGADGAGQ; this comes from the coding sequence ATGATGTTCTTCAACCTGGAGATCGCGCTCCTCGTCGTTTTCCTCGGGCTCCTCTTCTTCTTCTCCCTTGTCGAGAGCGCCATCATCCAATCGAGCCCGCTCCTGCTGCGCATGATCCTGGAACACGGCGACGAGTCCGCCCCCCCGCTCCTCCCGGCGATCCTGGAGAACCGCAACCAGGTGTTCGTGCCGCTGCAGTTCGGGACCCAGTTCTGCGCCATCACCATCGTGGTGCTCTCCACCCACCTCAGCCTCGGCCTCTGGCCGGTTTACGGCTGGGTCTACGCCTTCCTGGCCAACATCGTCCTGTCGGTGCTCTTCCGGCAGCTGTTGCCGCGGCTGCTCACCCAGCACGAGCCGGAGGAGAAGCTGGCGACGCTGCTGCGGGCGTTCCATCCGCTGAGCCTGATCCTCCGCCCGGTGGCGCTCCCGCTGTCCCAGGTCCTCAACCTCCACAAGCGGATGCACGATGAGGTCCACAGCGGCGGCAGGGACGAAGACGAGGAGGCCACCGGCGAGGAAATCCAGGCCTACCTGGAGATCGGGGAGGACGAGGGCATTCTCGAGGAGGAGGATTCCCGCCTCATCCAGTCGGTGGTCGAGTTCGGTAATACGCTGGTGAGGGAGGTGATGACGCCGCGCACCAAGATCGTGGCTTGCGAGGAGGGCGCCACCGTAGCCCAGTTGCGCGACATCATGGTGGAGCACCGGCATTCGCGCATCCCGATCTATCGCGGGGACCTCGATCATATCGTCGGGGTCGCCTATATCCGCCAGCTGATGACGCTGTCGGTCACGGGGAGGGATTCCGACCCCATTACGGACCTCATTCATCCGGTCCTGTTCGTCCCCGGGTCCAAGCCGGTTTCCAAGCTTCTCAAGGAGCTCCAGGAGCGGGGGGACCATACCGCCATCGTGATCGACGAATTCGGCGGGGTGGCCGGACTGGTCACGATCGAGGACCTCGTCGAGGAGATCGTCGGGGAAATCTGGGACGAGGACGAGGCCAAGGTGAACCAGGTGGTGAAGGAGGATCCCGGCACCTTCCTGGTGCACGGGAGCGCCGAGATCTTCCGCCTCGAGGAACTGGCGGGGAAAAAGTTCGAGGACTCGGGCTGCTCCACGGTCGCGGGCCTGCTGATGGGGTTTCTGGGACGGGTCCCGGCGCCGGGCGAAGCCTTCGAGATGGAGGGGATGCGGGTGCAGGTGATCGACGCCGACCGCAAGCGGGTGCACTGGGTCCGGTTTCATCTCCCCGGGGTTCCCGGCGCCGACGGCGCCGGGCAATGA
- the ybeY gene encoding rRNA maturation RNase YbeY, protein MSVVFVGTRTMRRLNRRWRRGDYATDVLSFGYGDGIGTEAGFLGDIVIAPEVAVRQSSGAPGGAEREIRMLLLHGALHLAGYDHETDGGEMMRMQRKLMRRRFFQGPPPLVGPKGRR, encoded by the coding sequence ATGTCCGTGGTGTTTGTCGGGACGCGCACCATGAGGAGGCTGAACCGCCGGTGGCGCCGCGGCGACTACGCGACGGACGTGCTGAGTTTCGGCTACGGGGACGGGATCGGGACGGAGGCGGGATTCCTGGGAGACATCGTCATCGCCCCGGAAGTGGCCGTGCGGCAATCGTCCGGGGCGCCCGGCGGGGCGGAGAGGGAGATCCGGATGCTGCTCCTGCACGGGGCGCTCCATCTGGCGGGGTACGACCATGAGACGGACGGCGGTGAGATGATGCGGATGCAGCGGAAACTGATGCGGCGCAGGTTCTTCCAGGGCCCCCCCCCGCTGGTGGGGCCGAAGGGGCGCCGATGA
- a CDS encoding HDIG domain-containing protein: MATSAGFEKWGERPRQRWYLELLENLRSGLTWIDALAGVCATAVIALILVGFRSQVVPDYEVGQIADQEVRAAQDVFYEDRMATDLRRAEAEAAVPAVYQLESDLISSQVKSTAAVFSEARDILAEAGPGAQASKARRGELLEKLRARAGGAFPPQVLEALLRYNFSPDLEARMLELLDTVLRDGIIRDRGEFLKDLRSGILVRDGSYTVEHPLTDAYRVRDLSAAKEFLRQSPIEHPGMSQRDRATILSYLEGALFPTLLCDREETDSRRALASRQVKPVEVQLKQGQTVVRSGEQVTPQILMQLSALRNLRRPRSLIWQFGGYFLIAAILIYSLWRYFVYYQTRHRKIRNHAVLILAVIGSELLVLRLLTSLADILGERFPRFQDPYVLYYGIPFAFGALLITLLVDVNLGVLSSVVLAILCGLFYGHVELSAYCIIGSLAGIYSIRQYKDRAAILKSGLTIGVANIACLAALAIMRQAPLRFSDALDQFVLALLGGMLASALCSMLLPALETLFKITTDIRLLELSNLNAPLLRRLAVEAPGTYHHSLMVATLAEAAAEAIGANPLLARVGAYYHDIGKLLKPEYFVENQAYGGNKHEDLSPSMSCLIISSHVKDGLHFARSAGLPQRISDMIPQHHGTRIMTFFYQKAKEAADADRSKLSEADFRYPGPRPRSREAGIMMMADSVEAASRTLGEAPAPAQIRGMIDRLADSVIGDHQFDECDLTFRDVKLIKESFFKILAGIFHHRIEYPGYDFKRTGDGSGETAPEDPGPQQAKTG, translated from the coding sequence ATGGCTACCTCTGCAGGATTTGAGAAGTGGGGAGAGAGACCCCGGCAGCGATGGTACCTGGAACTGCTGGAGAATTTGCGGAGCGGCCTGACGTGGATAGACGCGCTGGCCGGCGTCTGCGCCACCGCCGTCATCGCGCTGATCCTCGTCGGATTCCGCTCCCAGGTCGTTCCCGATTATGAAGTCGGGCAGATCGCCGACCAGGAAGTGCGCGCCGCGCAGGATGTCTTTTACGAAGACCGGATGGCGACCGATCTGCGGCGGGCGGAAGCGGAAGCCGCCGTCCCGGCCGTGTACCAGCTCGAATCCGACCTCATCTCCAGCCAGGTGAAATCCACCGCCGCCGTCTTTTCCGAGGCCCGGGACATCCTGGCGGAGGCCGGCCCGGGCGCCCAGGCATCGAAGGCGCGCCGCGGGGAACTGCTGGAGAAGCTCAGGGCCCGCGCGGGGGGCGCTTTTCCGCCCCAGGTGCTGGAAGCGCTGTTGCGATACAACTTCAGCCCCGATCTCGAAGCGCGGATGCTGGAACTGCTCGACACGGTTTTGCGCGACGGCATCATCCGCGACCGGGGGGAGTTCCTCAAGGACCTGCGTTCGGGCATCCTCGTGCGCGACGGCTCCTACACCGTGGAGCACCCGCTGACGGACGCCTACCGGGTCCGCGATCTCTCCGCGGCCAAGGAGTTTCTCCGGCAGTCCCCGATCGAACACCCCGGCATGTCCCAGCGCGACCGGGCGACGATCCTCTCCTACCTGGAAGGCGCGCTTTTTCCCACCCTCCTGTGCGACCGCGAGGAGACCGATTCCCGGCGCGCCCTGGCCTCGCGCCAGGTCAAGCCGGTGGAGGTGCAGCTCAAGCAGGGCCAGACCGTGGTCCGCAGCGGAGAGCAGGTCACGCCCCAGATCCTGATGCAGCTCAGCGCGCTCAGGAACCTGCGCCGGCCGCGTTCCCTCATCTGGCAGTTCGGGGGGTACTTCCTGATCGCGGCGATCCTGATCTACTCGCTGTGGCGCTACTTCGTCTACTACCAGACGCGCCACCGCAAGATCCGGAACCACGCCGTGCTGATCCTGGCCGTGATCGGCTCCGAGCTCCTGGTCCTGCGGCTGCTGACCTCGCTGGCCGACATCCTCGGGGAGCGGTTCCCGCGGTTTCAGGACCCCTACGTGCTGTATTACGGCATCCCCTTCGCCTTCGGCGCCCTCCTCATCACGCTGCTGGTCGACGTCAACCTGGGGGTGCTCTCCTCGGTGGTGCTGGCCATTCTCTGCGGGCTTTTCTACGGCCACGTGGAATTGTCGGCCTACTGCATCATCGGATCCCTGGCCGGGATCTACAGCATACGGCAGTACAAGGACCGGGCGGCGATCCTCAAAAGCGGCCTCACCATCGGGGTCGCCAACATCGCGTGTCTGGCGGCGCTGGCCATCATGCGGCAGGCGCCGCTCCGGTTTTCCGACGCCCTGGATCAATTCGTACTGGCGCTGCTGGGCGGGATGCTGGCGAGCGCGCTCTGTTCGATGCTGCTCCCCGCGCTGGAAACCCTGTTCAAGATCACGACCGACATCCGGCTCCTGGAACTGTCGAACCTCAACGCCCCCCTGCTGCGGCGGCTGGCCGTGGAGGCGCCCGGGACCTATCATCACAGCCTGATGGTGGCGACGCTGGCGGAAGCGGCGGCCGAGGCCATCGGCGCCAACCCGCTTCTGGCGCGGGTGGGCGCCTACTACCACGATATCGGCAAGCTTCTCAAACCGGAGTATTTCGTGGAGAACCAGGCCTACGGCGGCAACAAGCACGAGGACCTGTCGCCCAGCATGAGCTGCCTCATCATTTCCAGCCACGTCAAGGACGGGCTCCATTTTGCCAGGTCGGCGGGGCTGCCCCAGCGCATCAGCGACATGATTCCGCAGCACCACGGGACGAGGATCATGACCTTCTTCTACCAGAAGGCCAAGGAGGCGGCGGACGCGGACAGGAGCAAGCTGTCCGAGGCCGATTTCCGCTACCCGGGGCCGCGGCCGAGAAGCCGGGAGGCCGGGATCATGATGATGGCCGACAGCGTGGAAGCCGCCTCCCGGACCCTGGGCGAGGCCCCGGCGCCGGCCCAGATCCGGGGCATGATCGACCGGCTGGCGGATTCGGTCATCGGGGACCACCAGTTCGACGAATGCGACCTCACCTTCAGGGACGTGAAGCTCATCAAGGAGAGCTTCTTCAAGATTCTGGCCGGCATCTTTCACCATCGAATCGAATATCCGGGATATGACTTCAAACGCACGGGAGACGGATCCGGGGAGACGGCCCCCGAAGATCCAGGTCCTCAGCAGGCAAAAACAGGTTAG